One Rossellomorea aquimaris DNA window includes the following coding sequences:
- a CDS encoding HNH endonuclease, with product MNSFELKERINNLSIWKKGDQRAPHKPLLILFALGQLQADKPRFISYEVTREKLTELLREFGPLRKSYHPEEPFVRLKKDGIWLLDKEANAKSPSNRQLLADEVAGGFTPEVYQLLKNDPRLVQEIAHIILVSHFPETIHQDILDSVGLDFTIYMKKKRDPKFREKILRAYGYSCAVCGFNVRLAHTLVGVEAAHIKWHQAGGPDTEENGIAMCSLHHKLFDRGVFTLTPELKMVVSKDAHGTHGFEEWLMRFNGQFIREPIQPYYYPGHIFLNWHVREVFKGVQYGT from the coding sequence ATGAACAGCTTTGAGTTAAAGGAAAGAATTAATAACCTGTCCATATGGAAGAAAGGGGACCAGAGAGCTCCCCATAAACCATTGTTGATCCTGTTTGCTTTGGGTCAACTTCAAGCGGACAAACCCAGATTCATAAGTTATGAGGTTACAAGGGAGAAGCTAACAGAACTGCTGAGGGAATTCGGACCGCTCAGAAAATCCTATCATCCTGAAGAACCTTTTGTACGTTTAAAAAAAGATGGGATATGGCTTCTGGATAAAGAAGCAAATGCGAAGAGTCCGAGTAATCGTCAATTACTGGCGGATGAAGTTGCCGGGGGATTCACCCCGGAAGTATATCAGCTTCTAAAAAATGACCCCAGGCTGGTCCAGGAAATTGCCCATATTATATTAGTCAGTCATTTTCCTGAAACTATTCACCAGGACATCCTGGATTCGGTTGGGCTGGACTTCACCATATACATGAAAAAGAAAAGAGACCCGAAATTCAGGGAGAAGATCTTAAGGGCTTACGGGTACAGTTGTGCGGTTTGCGGCTTTAATGTAAGACTTGCCCATACTCTCGTAGGTGTCGAAGCAGCCCATATAAAGTGGCACCAAGCCGGTGGTCCGGATACTGAAGAAAATGGAATAGCTATGTGTTCTTTGCATCATAAATTATTTGATAGGGGAGTCTTCACATTAACACCTGAGCTAAAGATGGTGGTTTCAAAGGATGCACATGGGACGCATGGATTTGAAGAATGGTTGATGAGATTTAATGGTCAATTTATTCGGGAACCGATTCAGCCGTATTATTATCCTGGTCACATATTTTTAAATTGGCATGTTAGGGAGGTTTTTAAAGGGGTGCAATATGGAACATAA
- a CDS encoding type I restriction-modification system subunit M: MITSEEIKSRLWDGANELRGSMDASRYKDYMLGLMFYKFLSDKTLETFKITSGLEKMTQSELVEEYTKAQAEYGEQLNKMIQNVLGYYVSPEYLYQTWIKDINSGDFEVQKVTDSLNNFERTIAVSGDTNDFKGLFSSSTLDLTDTALGSNLNERSKNIKALILLFADLNMVALQKGDVLGDAYEYLIGQFAMESGKKAGEFYTPRQVSEVMAQIVAKMTDIKSIYDPTVGSGSLLLTVKKHLSEDVQKNLSYYGQEKNTATYNLTRMNLLLHGVRPEKMTIKNGDTLSQDWPEDPDRPNEGVQFDAVVMNPPYSAKNWNKAGLKVSDPRFEIAGALPPDSKGDFAFLLHGLFHLGQNGTMAIVLPHGVLFRGSAEGEIRERLLEKNYIDTIIGLPSNLFTNTGIPVAIIILKKNRETGEPVLVIDASRGFTKVGKQNVLLEKDIAKIVDTFVERREEKGYSQLVKREDVLKNQYNMNIPRYIEAIDDEIPQDVDAHLLGGIPQKNIDDLKVLQSTVPDTLERSLKKIRDGYVELLKPVEDISYMVLNDSRVIEKSKEIEGKAASFINKHFDTIRNVDNISKLSQLMDDMLDEIKAVLSAFNNIDVYDGYQIVAEIWKNALYHDTEIIALSDFYTAGRTREPNMVTKGTGNKKRVEQDGWIGSIVPNELIAKHLYSDELEEIEKKKNRIQEIETELLDLVEAAKVEDSDEANVLGDTLNESGESFDNKLIKTELKKASKGTSEYNFLKNVEQLHVDKSTLSKAVKADEKTLKEAVQERILTLTNEEIDNLMYEKWFGNTVGDLVRLIELPLQKELNTLQMLHNRYADTLSAIDKECRSLESTIENWLNEMVVAPL; the protein is encoded by the coding sequence GTGATTACTTCAGAAGAAATTAAAAGTAGATTATGGGACGGCGCTAACGAACTGCGTGGTTCAATGGACGCCAGCCGTTATAAAGATTACATGCTTGGATTAATGTTCTATAAGTTTTTGAGTGATAAAACTTTAGAAACATTTAAAATTACCAGTGGTTTAGAGAAAATGACTCAATCTGAATTGGTAGAGGAATATACAAAAGCACAAGCAGAATACGGAGAACAGCTAAATAAAATGATTCAAAATGTACTCGGTTATTATGTTTCGCCTGAGTATCTTTATCAAACTTGGATAAAAGATATCAATTCTGGAGATTTTGAAGTTCAAAAAGTAACGGATAGCTTGAATAACTTCGAACGTACGATTGCCGTGTCCGGTGATACGAATGATTTCAAAGGATTATTCTCAAGTTCTACGCTGGATTTAACGGATACGGCATTAGGGAGTAACTTAAACGAACGCAGCAAAAATATTAAAGCATTAATTTTGTTATTTGCAGACTTAAACATGGTTGCATTACAAAAAGGCGATGTACTGGGTGACGCGTACGAGTATCTTATTGGTCAGTTTGCAATGGAGTCCGGGAAGAAAGCAGGGGAGTTCTATACCCCTCGACAAGTCAGTGAAGTTATGGCACAAATTGTAGCGAAAATGACTGATATAAAATCAATCTATGACCCAACTGTCGGTTCTGGTTCGTTACTTTTAACCGTTAAGAAACATTTGAGTGAAGATGTTCAAAAGAATTTAAGTTATTACGGACAGGAAAAGAATACAGCGACCTACAACTTAACTCGTATGAATTTATTGCTCCATGGGGTGCGTCCAGAAAAGATGACTATAAAGAATGGCGACACGCTTTCTCAAGACTGGCCAGAAGATCCAGATCGTCCAAATGAAGGCGTACAGTTTGATGCTGTTGTAATGAACCCACCCTATTCTGCAAAGAATTGGAACAAAGCAGGGCTTAAGGTCAGTGATCCTCGTTTCGAAATCGCTGGTGCATTGCCACCAGACTCCAAGGGAGATTTTGCTTTCCTCTTACATGGATTATTCCACTTAGGACAAAATGGAACAATGGCGATTGTGTTGCCTCATGGTGTGCTCTTCCGAGGTTCCGCAGAAGGAGAGATCCGAGAGCGTTTACTTGAGAAAAATTACATAGATACAATTATTGGGTTACCAAGTAACTTGTTTACCAATACAGGAATTCCTGTAGCAATAATAATATTGAAGAAAAATCGAGAAACCGGTGAGCCTGTACTTGTTATAGACGCTTCTCGTGGCTTTACTAAAGTAGGGAAACAAAATGTTTTACTAGAGAAAGATATTGCTAAAATTGTAGATACGTTCGTTGAACGCAGAGAAGAAAAGGGCTATAGCCAATTGGTAAAACGAGAGGATGTTCTCAAAAATCAATACAATATGAATATTCCTCGTTATATTGAAGCGATTGACGACGAAATTCCGCAAGACGTAGATGCACACTTACTTGGTGGGATTCCTCAAAAGAATATCGACGATTTGAAGGTTTTGCAGTCTACAGTGCCAGATACTTTAGAACGATCTTTGAAGAAAATCCGTGACGGCTATGTTGAGCTATTGAAACCGGTTGAGGATATTTCTTATATGGTCTTAAACGATTCACGAGTTATTGAAAAATCAAAAGAAATTGAAGGGAAAGCAGCATCTTTTATTAATAAACATTTCGATACTATACGAAATGTAGATAATATCAGTAAGTTGTCCCAGTTGATGGATGACATGCTCGATGAAATAAAAGCGGTTTTGTCAGCGTTCAACAATATTGATGTGTATGATGGCTATCAAATTGTCGCAGAAATTTGGAAGAATGCATTGTATCATGATACGGAAATCATTGCACTAAGTGATTTTTATACAGCCGGACGCACACGTGAACCAAATATGGTAACGAAGGGAACTGGCAATAAAAAACGTGTAGAGCAAGACGGCTGGATCGGCAGTATCGTACCAAATGAGTTGATTGCTAAACATTTATACAGTGATGAGCTAGAAGAAATTGAAAAAAAGAAAAATCGCATTCAAGAGATTGAAACAGAGCTGTTAGACTTGGTTGAAGCTGCGAAGGTTGAAGATAGCGATGAAGCCAATGTTTTAGGCGATACGTTGAATGAATCCGGTGAATCTTTTGATAACAAGTTGATTAAAACAGAGTTGAAAAAAGCGAGCAAGGGAACAAGTGAATATAACTTTCTGAAGAATGTTGAACAGTTACATGTAGATAAATCAACACTCAGTAAAGCAGTGAAAGCAGATGAAAAAACCCTAAAAGAAGCGGTACAAGAACGAATTTTAACTTTGACGAATGAAGAAATCGACAACTTGATGTATGAAAAGTGGTTTGGCAATACAGTGGGCGATTTGGTTCGCTTAATAGAATTACCGTTACAAAAGGAATTAAACACGCTCCAAATGTTGCACAATCGTTATGCCGATACTTTATCAGCAATCGACAAAGAATGTCGTAGTTTAGAGTCAACAATCGAAAACTGGTTGAATGAAATGGTGGTTGCGCCATTATGA
- a CDS encoding restriction endonuclease subunit S — protein sequence MKKTKLTPKRRFREFHNENSWNQLELKNIAPLQRGFDLTKSSMKRGPYPVVFSNGIGAWNSEYKVKGPGVVTGRSGSIGNVSYIEDDYWPHNTSLWVTSFFDNYPLFIYYLYQSVDLTRFGSGSGVPTLNRNDVHDYSTSVPRIEEQTRIGNFLKHIEDIINLHQLKLEKSKALKSAYLSEMFPAEGECEPKRRFAGFTQAWEQKTVSDLADRYDNLRIPITASDRVAGKTPYYGANGIQDYVQGFTHDGEFILIAEDGANDLQNYPVHYVNGKVWVNNHAHVLQAKTAVADNKFLMNAMKHLNIEPYLVGGGRAKLNADVMMKISLQVPELEEQKLIGSFFASLDHLIGHHQRKLDKLQNLKKAYLFEMFV from the coding sequence ATGAAAAAAACAAAGTTAACACCTAAGAGACGATTTAGAGAATTTCATAATGAAAATAGTTGGAATCAACTTGAGTTGAAGAATATCGCTCCTTTACAGAGGGGCTTTGACTTAACTAAATCTTCAATGAAAAGAGGACCCTACCCTGTCGTATTTTCAAATGGAATCGGAGCATGGAATTCCGAGTACAAAGTCAAGGGTCCTGGTGTAGTAACAGGTCGATCTGGATCAATCGGAAATGTATCATATATCGAAGATGATTATTGGCCACACAATACTTCCTTATGGGTTACTAGTTTTTTTGATAATTATCCATTATTTATTTATTATCTTTATCAAAGTGTGGACTTAACTAGGTTTGGAAGTGGAAGTGGAGTACCAACGTTAAATAGAAATGACGTCCATGATTATTCTACTTCTGTTCCTAGAATAGAGGAGCAAACTAGAATAGGAAATTTTCTTAAACATATAGAGGATATTATCAATCTTCACCAACTTAAATTAGAAAAATCAAAAGCGTTAAAATCTGCTTACCTTTCGGAAATGTTTCCTGCTGAAGGTGAGTGCGAACCGAAACGGAGATTTGCAGGATTTACGCAAGCTTGGGAACAAAAAACTGTTAGTGATTTGGCTGATAGATATGATAACTTGCGTATACCGATTACTGCATCAGATCGTGTAGCTGGCAAAACACCGTATTATGGGGCAAACGGCATTCAAGATTATGTTCAAGGATTTACTCACGATGGTGAGTTTATTCTAATTGCAGAAGATGGAGCAAACGATTTGCAAAATTATCCCGTTCACTATGTCAACGGCAAAGTTTGGGTAAATAATCATGCTCATGTTTTACAAGCAAAAACAGCAGTCGCGGATAACAAGTTTCTAATGAATGCAATGAAGCACCTAAATATTGAGCCATATTTAGTTGGAGGTGGACGTGCAAAACTTAATGCTGATGTGATGATGAAGATTAGCTTACAAGTACCAGAATTAGAAGAACAAAAGTTGATTGGCTCTTTTTTTGCAAGCCTAGACCATCTCATCGGTCACCATCAACGTAAACTAGACAAGCTTCAAAATCTTAAAAAAGCATACCTATTTGAAATGTTTGTTTAG
- a CDS encoding HsdR family type I site-specific deoxyribonuclease, with protein sequence MSNAPKSAAEKSFQENFVKELQKYKWEAPDFLDGNKQKVTVADLIKHWRRELNRINADQLEGVELTDNEFNQVMTKVNQISNSYEAAKILAIEESKGKIDGIHRDDNPNIMRKQITLTILKKAEVRGGDSSYRIAREVETSNNNRFDIVLLINGLPLINIEQKRTDKTLDEAYGQFMRYYRDGEYSHNFMAFSQMMVITSEIATRYFATPKSAEDFNLSFVFHWADKENNVVNAWEKVIGQFLMIPMAHQMVGDYLVIDEARLEENRRHMLMRPYQVHALQAVEGAAFGWDNKDKLPHGGFVWHTTGSGKTITSFKTALFLSTRAGFDKVVFLVDRRELDKNTREKFKAYAVYESVSVDETKFTYQLKKKLKSAQNGIVVTTTFKLNSLVKEMGEAHDASLADKKIVFIIDEAHRTTMGQMMGTIKSYFKKNGLFYGFTGTPLFDENKIKGKINEKSEVINTTEKLFGPKLHQYTIDEAIADKNVLGFHVDYINTGEFKSYEDLRDQLAEKIKEEQPDLADREIERQVQELSEADVERQAKKRKLLTYHDETHIPRVVEEILNNWELQSQGREFNAILTVAYKNRVISYCDEFKKQLTARGKNLNVAMTFSFGNENDPTPLDPKIVKDMFKDYAAFTGISFVAGDKKHGEDTYFEDVVERATRGGSGRNPKNIDLVIVADQLLTGYDSKRLNTLYVDRSLELQGLIQAYSRTNRVFGPAKEFGTIINFQYPRITEEIVNQALKLYGSGGKSSKAIVEPYETSVKKLALKIVELVPTLPDPTDWQTIEHDEKKKEAFLLAFKDAAEQLNLVEQYYEFKWDDSAFGMDEHKWLQYVGAFKNLTWQSGTPPLPSPVNILVGKTKLAGTQVIDADHILSLIDSKITSSNGVQTVDSETLRIIYQQIQELSNMGDNEQAQLLREFVDTELVPGNLSSSMNFDEAFEIWKANQMQRAVNDFSSEWGLDSKLLEKSVSSYSPSQPDAVPYINELISSIDFDKAKNQMAGNRLRHIMTLTENLPKLIAGIKHRYN encoded by the coding sequence ATGAGCAATGCACCAAAAAGTGCTGCTGAGAAATCGTTTCAAGAGAACTTTGTTAAGGAACTACAAAAATATAAATGGGAAGCGCCTGATTTCTTAGACGGCAATAAGCAGAAAGTTACCGTCGCTGACCTAATTAAACACTGGCGCAGAGAACTCAACCGTATCAATGCTGACCAGCTTGAAGGTGTCGAATTAACGGATAATGAGTTTAATCAAGTCATGACAAAAGTTAATCAAATCAGCAATAGCTATGAAGCCGCAAAAATATTAGCCATTGAAGAATCAAAAGGTAAAATTGACGGTATTCACCGTGATGACAACCCCAATATCATGAGAAAACAAATTACTTTGACAATCTTAAAAAAAGCTGAAGTACGTGGTGGGGATTCAAGCTACCGGATTGCTAGAGAAGTCGAGACCTCAAACAACAACCGTTTTGATATTGTCCTGCTTATCAACGGCTTACCTCTTATCAATATTGAGCAAAAACGTACGGACAAAACGCTAGATGAAGCATATGGGCAATTTATGCGCTATTATCGTGACGGTGAGTACAGCCATAATTTTATGGCTTTTTCGCAGATGATGGTGATCACTTCTGAAATCGCTACTCGCTATTTCGCTACACCGAAATCAGCCGAAGATTTTAACCTTAGTTTTGTATTCCATTGGGCAGATAAAGAAAACAATGTTGTAAATGCTTGGGAAAAAGTCATAGGACAATTTTTGATGATTCCCATGGCGCATCAAATGGTAGGAGATTACTTAGTCATTGACGAAGCACGTCTGGAAGAAAACAGACGGCATATGCTCATGCGCCCTTATCAAGTACATGCCTTGCAGGCTGTAGAAGGAGCTGCATTCGGTTGGGATAATAAAGATAAATTGCCCCACGGTGGATTTGTATGGCACACAACGGGTTCAGGGAAAACGATTACGAGTTTTAAAACGGCTTTGTTTCTATCTACGAGAGCTGGATTTGATAAAGTTGTCTTTCTTGTTGATCGTCGTGAACTAGATAAAAATACCCGTGAAAAGTTTAAAGCATACGCTGTTTACGAATCAGTTTCCGTTGATGAAACAAAATTCACCTACCAGCTAAAAAAGAAACTGAAATCTGCTCAAAATGGCATTGTGGTAACGACAACATTCAAACTGAATTCCCTAGTTAAAGAAATGGGAGAAGCTCATGATGCTAGTTTAGCAGATAAAAAAATTGTTTTTATTATCGATGAAGCCCATCGTACGACAATGGGGCAAATGATGGGGACCATAAAGAGCTATTTCAAGAAAAATGGTCTCTTTTATGGCTTTACAGGTACACCGCTATTCGATGAAAATAAGATTAAAGGTAAAATCAACGAAAAAAGTGAAGTCATCAATACGACCGAAAAGCTGTTTGGCCCAAAGTTGCATCAATATACAATTGATGAAGCAATCGCGGATAAAAACGTGTTAGGTTTTCATGTTGACTATATCAACACCGGAGAATTTAAAAGCTATGAAGATCTAAGAGATCAACTCGCTGAAAAAATCAAAGAAGAACAACCTGATTTGGCTGATAGAGAAATTGAGCGCCAAGTTCAAGAATTGTCCGAAGCCGACGTAGAAAGACAAGCGAAAAAAAGAAAGTTGCTTACATATCATGACGAAACACATATTCCACGCGTTGTAGAAGAGATTCTGAATAACTGGGAATTACAATCGCAAGGAAGGGAATTTAATGCCATTTTGACAGTTGCCTATAAAAATCGTGTTATATCTTATTGTGACGAATTCAAAAAACAACTGACAGCGCGCGGGAAAAACTTGAATGTGGCTATGACGTTTAGTTTCGGTAATGAAAATGACCCTACACCATTAGACCCTAAAATTGTTAAAGATATGTTTAAGGACTACGCTGCATTTACAGGTATTTCTTTTGTTGCCGGTGATAAAAAACACGGCGAGGATACTTACTTTGAAGACGTTGTGGAACGTGCTACTCGGGGGGGAAGTGGACGAAATCCTAAGAATATAGACCTCGTGATAGTAGCAGACCAGCTATTGACAGGTTATGATTCAAAGCGTCTGAACACACTTTACGTTGACCGTTCACTTGAACTTCAAGGTTTAATTCAGGCCTACTCACGAACAAATCGTGTGTTTGGTCCAGCTAAAGAATTCGGTACGATTATTAACTTTCAGTACCCTCGAATTACTGAAGAAATAGTAAATCAAGCTTTGAAATTGTATGGAAGTGGTGGCAAGAGTAGTAAAGCAATTGTAGAACCCTATGAGACATCCGTGAAGAAGCTTGCATTAAAAATTGTTGAATTAGTACCGACTTTACCTGACCCCACAGATTGGCAAACGATCGAACATGATGAGAAAAAAAAGGAAGCCTTCCTACTTGCTTTTAAAGATGCAGCTGAGCAGTTGAATTTGGTCGAGCAATACTACGAATTTAAGTGGGATGATAGTGCCTTTGGAATGGATGAGCATAAGTGGTTGCAATATGTCGGTGCGTTTAAAAATTTAACCTGGCAGTCCGGCACTCCTCCTCTGCCGTCACCTGTGAATATTCTTGTCGGTAAAACAAAATTAGCAGGCACCCAAGTAATTGATGCGGATCATATTCTTAGTTTAATCGATTCAAAAATTACCTCATCAAATGGCGTGCAAACAGTAGATAGTGAAACACTCCGTATCATCTATCAACAAATTCAAGAATTAAGTAATATGGGAGATAATGAACAAGCCCAATTATTAAGGGAGTTTGTCGATACTGAGTTGGTACCAGGAAATTTATCTAGTAGTATGAATTTTGATGAGGCATTTGAAATATGGAAAGCAAATCAAATGCAAAGAGCAGTGAATGATTTCTCTTCGGAGTGGGGATTAGATAGCAAGCTGCTTGAAAAATCAGTTAGCTCATATTCCCCTTCACAGCCAGATGCTGTACCCTACATCAATGAGCTCATTAGTAGTATTGATTTTGACAAAGCAAAAAATCAAATGGCTGGCAATAGGTTAAGACATATAATGACATTAACTGAAAACCTACCAAAGTTGATTGCTGGGATAAAGCATAGATATAATTAA
- a CDS encoding GIY-YIG nuclease family protein: MNKDSTVMLYFPESVHASSLKIIQDPTSQIRGFYFTKSQLQKVENLDYANNYAVYFLFSDLEEPSVYIGQSVNGVTRIKSHIREKEFWKFGILFVTDNNSFDKLSIDFLEYHFIQEFAKTQYNLENRDLRQTEPNLNVFNRSSLRAFAMQIEFLLEALGISFQPNEIESTENVEYFNAPHPYQASIYLKDGKFILRKGSVIKQPISTSKSWSDGGRFYDGYMRHFQNFIDSEQAKMISDNSAQLLNDIEFTSPSKPADLCSGQSNNGWKFWIGLQEKRMKANT, encoded by the coding sequence ATGAATAAAGATAGTACTGTTATGTTGTATTTTCCTGAATCAGTACACGCATCATCTTTAAAAATTATTCAAGATCCAACTAGTCAGATTCGAGGATTTTACTTCACGAAAAGTCAGCTCCAGAAGGTAGAGAATTTAGATTACGCTAATAACTATGCTGTTTACTTTTTATTTTCGGACCTGGAAGAACCTAGCGTATATATTGGACAGTCAGTTAACGGTGTTACACGGATTAAATCACACATACGCGAAAAAGAGTTTTGGAAGTTTGGAATTCTATTCGTCACCGACAACAATAGTTTTGATAAACTAAGCATTGATTTTCTGGAGTATCACTTCATACAAGAATTCGCAAAAACACAATACAACCTAGAAAATCGTGATCTTCGGCAAACTGAACCAAATCTGAATGTATTTAATCGATCCTCTTTAAGAGCTTTTGCTATGCAAATCGAATTTTTATTAGAAGCACTTGGGATATCTTTTCAACCAAATGAAATAGAATCAACTGAAAATGTTGAATACTTTAATGCTCCTCATCCTTACCAAGCTAGTATCTATTTAAAGGATGGCAAGTTCATCTTACGAAAAGGTTCGGTAATAAAACAACCTATTTCCACTTCAAAATCTTGGAGTGATGGAGGGCGTTTTTATGATGGTTATATGCGACATTTCCAAAATTTTATTGATTCCGAACAAGCCAAAATGATTAGTGATAATTCAGCCCAATTATTAAATGATATTGAATTTACGAGTCCTAGTAAACCAGCAGACTTATGCTCCGGTCAATCTAATAACGGATGGAAGTTTTGGATTGGACTCCAGGAAAAAAGAATGAAGGCAAATACGTAA
- a CDS encoding (deoxy)nucleoside triphosphate pyrophosphohydrolase — MKKDIKVVGAVIFKNNKILCAQRGTEKSLPLLWEFPGGKIEKGEKPEEALKREIQEEMHCSIEIGEKIEHTIHEYDFGIVHLTTYHCKLIEGEPVLTEHSAIKWLSPDELHTLEWAPADIPAIEKIEKVYA; from the coding sequence ATGAAAAAAGACATAAAAGTAGTAGGAGCAGTAATCTTTAAAAACAACAAAATTCTCTGTGCCCAAAGAGGAACCGAAAAATCTTTACCCCTTCTCTGGGAATTTCCAGGTGGAAAGATTGAAAAAGGTGAGAAGCCTGAAGAAGCTTTAAAACGAGAAATTCAAGAAGAAATGCACTGTTCGATTGAAATTGGTGAGAAGATTGAACATACGATTCATGAGTACGATTTTGGGATTGTTCATTTGACTACTTATCATTGCAAGCTGATTGAAGGAGAACCAGTCTTAACAGAGCACTCAGCCATTAAGTGGTTATCACCTGATGAGTTACATACTCTTGAATGGGCACCAGCAGACATACCTGCCATTGAAAAAATAGAAAAAGTATATGCATAA